atccGTAACAACAACGAATTGTTATTAAGCGTTCGCATAATAAGATAGGTTTTCatggaaatttaaattataGTAGATTTTCATAGAACAGTGAATAGAGATTACAggttgtcgacgatcggtaacaataaaaacgagcagcgaggctcgagcaatcgtgtctcctctccacGAATTGTCCACTattgtgcgcgatccgagcgcgaattaggggcGTAATTGGCCACCTTGCGTCGATCCGCTCTCTGCACGGGTCGTTTCTCGACGTGCTCGTATCGATTCCCGTTGGTCGAGCAGAGATGCTGACCGGTTGCAGGTTGATGAATCAGCGATCTAGTCGTCATTGGGCGAGTCGGCTGTTATTTTCAGAGGGCCGAATCACACGGGTTAGAAATAAACCCCGCTCGGAGGCTGGCCGTTGCGCAAAGCCCGCGAACGCTATCGTACTTGACTTAGTTTCGCGTTTGGTGGCCTCGGGGTTGCGTGGTTCACCGGCAGGTTTCCCTTGCGTGTCGCAGGACTTGCTTCctttctctcgcgttctcttccGCCCTTCGCCGAAATGCTCACCCAGACCAGGTGATTAACCGAATTCACGATTTCACGCGGCTTCGTCCCCCGTTTCGTCGCTTTGCTTCTCGTTTTTGCTCGGCGAGCTGTTGGATAAACCGTGTAAACAAACGCGCCTATTGTCCAACGCTGCACCCAGTCGTCGCTAAACAAATTTCCAACGGTTCCTAACAACGGGACGCGAGCGATCGCTGCACACCGTGTTTCGTTCTATCTTATAAAGAATACGCGGCTCGATTACCCGCCTACGCTTTCAAGTAGTTCGCATTAAACAACCTTTAATTAATATTGTCGTCGAAGTGTCTCGCGAGTGATAGATAGGGGTGGTTTTGGTTCAACCTCGTCGGGGCTGTTCGAAATGCtaaaaaattaaagtatttgtGGTGATGTCGCCTGTGACCGTTCGAAAGTCAGCTTCGTTTAACTTGGAGAAACTAAAAAGTGTGAACTAATTGGTAGAAGGAAAATTGATTGCAAATTCTGTGACATTAATCTTGAACCGTACtgaaaaaagttaagaaacatgtTACGCGGATCGCTGCATCGTGTCAACGAAGATGTTAATTTTACTTTTTAATAATTACttaattttctatatttttgtatACTCTTTGTATTTCTTTCTATCTATCGAGTGCGCTGAACGAAACAGTATTTATTATATGCTTCGCTATAGCATGTACTTtggattaaatatatatatttgttaacGCGTCAAATTTTACTCAAATGTAAACGAAATGTAAAAAGTTTCTTAACTTTCGTCGGTGAGGATAGTTCTACTTTCCATCGTATAATGAGCTATTGTCGGCGATTTCTCAGAAGATATACGATGCAATCAGCCTGAGAACGTAATCCAACAAGATTCGGAATTGTTAAAGTTTATAGTTTTGCTGCAAAATATTTGAGACCAGGGATTTGCAGGGATTTGTGCATATTCGACGAAATAGGATATCCTCGAAAGTTCGCTGCACGTCCACAAATTTCGCGAACGTTCCATCGAGCCGAGGAAAATTGGTACCGTGCAACGTAGAGCCGTTTTAAACGCGATCGAACAAAAACAGAAATGAACCAACACTTGCACGCGTTATAATAGTTGCGGTTCTTTGTGTATGCCATAAATCGTTCGAATGCTTTAACGCTCGCTCACCGTGCTTATACATACCGATATTTTGGCATCGGCGTTTCGCCGCTGTCTCATCTCTGTCGCACGTAACCgttaagtacagtaatgtctccctaactgacgctcagattgttcacaaaaatggacaatttgggaagaggagatacgatcgttcgagccttgcggtttgtttttatagttacgaattgtcaacgactataaaaaaacgagctacaaacgctctaataatcgtatcttctcttcccaaactgttcattttggtggacaatctgagcgtcgattagggagagaTTACTGTAGCTCGAAACTATAAGGAAAcgcgtgtttcgcatcgacAACGACGAGAACAGAAAATTAACGAAACAGCGGATTTCGCGAAAGGGTTCGATGCCTGCGCGGTTACAAATTTTAATCGATCTTCCCCCTCTGCGTACAATACCGATAACGAAGGGCTGTACGATAGAAAAAAGAGTGACGGATTCGGTGAATTTTCTAGGATCGACTTCAATCAGTTAGCCAAACCGGCTAACTTGCAGAACAGCGCGGTTCTACGGATGCTCGAGGAGGAGGAAGCCAGGCAACGAAATGGCCAACCAAGTGAGTACTATTATACCGAGTGTTACTAATTTCTTTCTCCCTGACAACATACGAACCTGGGCACAATTCAAATATCATTTCGATCGACGCGAAATCTTATGGTACGAATTATTTGAAAGAATTATCTGTGATAATTGTGAAATTCTTCTTGGgcgttataatatttttttatttaactccaAGAATTATATGTTCGCGAAGGAAGAGTTTTGTTTAAAACGAATATCGACGTTGTATTCTTGAATATCGCATCGTTGTAGGAATATTTTTTACACGGCGAAGAATATAATGTAGAGAGTTATTTGCAAAATTatcgtttgaacacgtttaggGGTGGGATTTGAAATTATCGAATtaattttaaaactaattttaaaactaattctaAAAGTAAGATCTGTAAAAAGCGGTAAAGATCTCTTTAAAAAAAGTACTACGAGAAAAACGCGAGATCGGCCGTTGAATTTTTTACGTGGCGCGAGTCGCACGGCGATCATTGTAGCAAATAATTCTCGATTTAGCAGGGAAACATTATCACCCTTGCTCGAGAAAGATTTGGCCGCGAGTCAAAATCGGGCTTGTCGAACAGACGTCTCGCAGACAATACAGAAACAATTCGCAAGCGCAGAAAATTTGTACAACATTAATGGCCTCGACGGATCTTTTCAGCATGTTAATTAATAGGTGCGCCGACCGATTGCGCTTTATTAGCGAGAAACCGCGCTCTCGGGGATGTTGCATAGTTAGCAAGCGGATACACGGATTCCGCGAACGGAGACTAATCAGAAGCTGCGAAGACTAACAAGAGGCGAATCTCACATGCTGCGAACTGCTAGCCTAAAGCGAGGAAGACTAACACCGCTTTCAGAAAAGCTGGTTTGCGCTATCGACCAAGAGGTGAACGCTAACAACTTCGCTTGCACGAGACGTGTAATTGTCTAACGCTCGTATCGATCTTAGGATGACACCGTATCGCTGTTACGTGTATTGCATCACACATCTCTGAGATCGCTGAATTCGAAGCGATGTAAAAAGAGGGAAAAATTTATTAATCGCGTATTCGTATCCAACTctacataattaaattttacaaaACTTCTTACTTACCATACTTTAAAGTACATTTTCCAAAGATTTGGCAATTTCTGGTAATACGAAATACCGATTTCGCGTTTGTAGATGACCGGTTAAACCATTTCTTACGTTTAATCAGCTTCGATGATGCGAGCCAAAAATTAATCGTGCTTTATTTCCTTCGATATCCGATGTTTGTTAAAGTCTTTTTGAAGCGTCGATGCAACAGTGTCATTCTAGGGTTAAATTCGGTCGAGTTTAATCGTTATTTCATGCTTGCAGCTTTACAGCTTGCTCCGTTTGTTCCATGCACTTTTGTCCACGTTGCTTTTGCTATTTGTGTTTGTATTTTTCACGCTTTAATTcttgtagaaaaattaaaagtttACCTGCAAGCTACCGATAGCTGCGACAGTAGGGTAGCGctagtaagagagagagaaaggtgcCATCTTGCGAtggaatcacccctttctgggtgttaacataattatgggacaccctgtatgtttaAACAGGGATTTAAACCATCGATAAAGAGATTTGAGAATCTATCGCTTTATCGTCTACCATAGCTATTGCAACACGTTTCTATCAAGAAATCTTGCAGGgggatgaaatataaaatatcttcGGTACTGACGAGAAACTGCAAAATACGAGTCTGCTTATTTTTGCCTCAGAttcataaaaaatatttttgcaaaatCGACGACCATTTGGTTgtgctgctctctctctctctctctctctctctctctctctctctctcgctctgaaGATCGGTGAAAATTGCGTTAAATTCAGAAGTGCAGGCTCGGCGAataacgaagaaaaaaaaagaacaagttCGACTTCGAAACCGTGAAACCATAATGAAAACCattttctgttcctgcatgtaCATAAAAGGGGGATTATCCGAATCGTCTCCCTACCTATCGCTATCATTCCCCACTTTTTGGACAGCAACCAAGGAAGCTCTAAAATCGGTAGCCAGGTCGTTCCTGCGATAATGAAAAGTGCAAGTGACTTCGGGGTAGCGTTAGTTGTTGGCCAGTGTCCGTTTTGGCAAAGTCGataccttcttcttcttcttcttcttcttcgtcgtcgtcgtcgtcgtcgtcatcctcGCCGTAACCGAGTGCCGTCTTTTACAAAGTCATGTGAAATCCATGGTACGTTCGCCCGATAAATCGAGTCGACGAGCGACAGAATTTTTGACGATCGTTCCGCACGCGTAATTAAATCGAGAACAATCCGGTACGAACGGTGGGATTTTCGAAGATTTTCTTCCACCGTGTCTGTCGATAATAAATAACGAGTGacattatatatatacgatAACTGTGTGCGTGTAACATTAATTAAATGTGCAGAAGAAAAaaaccattttttcgctttGTATCGGACCGACGTAAGAAGACGTTTTGTACTTAAATtgcagaaataaataatttcagttGCAGATTTTCTGGGTGACTTTTATTATTTGAAGTTGCAGCCAAGTGGCTCTCATCCTTTTTTCTCTCGGCAACACACGATTTTCCGTTGATTCTGCGAACGAAAAAGAATATTTTGTTTGCCCTGGCAAACTTTTTCACGCCCCGTGTTGTTACGAAAAATAATTAACAACTGTGTTTAACATGATAAACATTAAATCGTTAAACGATCTACCACAACGTAGAAATTTTAAAcgatataaattaaattcataTTCCAATGTATGAAATACCACAGAAAATTAACAACTGTGCTtaacataataaaaattaaatcgtCGAACGATCTACCACAACGTAGAAATTTTAAACGATACAAATTAAATTCATACTCCAACGTATGAAATACCAGAGATTTCTCTTTACGCGATAATTATCCTGATAAAAGATCGCTGCAATAACATCTTGTAATTAGCTATCGAAATGCTTTCATCGTAAGTATtggttcgaatgaatttttaaaaaaaatattgatccaatatgatataatatattaacaaatgaaaattatattagcTCGAGGTTGAACTTATTTCTTTAAGAATTTAGTTGGTAAGTTTGCAGCAGCATCTAGAGAAGCGAGTGCGAAGCCAAGGTGGTCGTAGGACGTATTCATCTGTCAGTTAGCCAATTGTATCGTGTTCGTATACATGATTCATGTTCCACAACTAAACGTAAATATTTTTAGGAAAGTTTTGAAAAACTGTTCTTCGGTCAACTCGTCGATTCCTACATATTTTTGTTCTACATTTCTCTAGAAAAGAAACAACAAATCCTTCAAGATTTGCACATGTTTCAGATTCTTATCAATCGTCTtccgttttaataaatttttcggttctccatatatttttctataaaaaattgaatatttttcCAATTCGAATTCATCGAACCGAATTGTATTTACCAGTTTCTATATTTTGAACGCAAACATATCTCGTGGAATAAAATATCGACCCGTTCGTATATTTCCGCGTAAGTATCGGCTCGAAAAGCAATATTTTTTCAGGATGGTCGGCCCAATTTCGCATAAACGCATAAACGTTAAATTCGAATCGAGTCGGTGGTCGACGCCGACGTATCGAATAGGTACTCGGTCGACCATTTAACAACAACCAACAAGTTCTATTCTATTTCGAAAACCATATTTttgttgtctctctctctctctctctctctctctctctctctccgcgttGATATCCAATATTCGAGGCTCGAAAAACCAAAGAATCTAAGAATACAGCGAGGTCGCGCCGAAATCAACCGAATTCTTCGGCAATAAACGCGTAAATATAAACTTGGCCGGCGGCACGCCTGCGGTGTACCGGAGTGAATAATAATTCGTTTTATTGACGCAATAACCACACTTTTCCACGTTTCTTTCTATTAAACACGGGAAAACGTAACCCGATCTTCGGAACTCGCGGCCAACTAAGCCGACGCAAATACGCGACACGGCCGACAGCAACGAAACAGCTGACTCGCGAACGATATTTTTTGATTTATATCTCGCTCTTCGAACTTGTCTTTTTGCCCGTGAAATCATGTTCTTTCGAGCAAGAAATTTCAAGCGAGATTTATCGTTCACTAACGTCGTTTCGTGCACGATAATAAAAGTCATCTCGATAAGGATACCGCGTGGTCGAAGCGTCTTATATATTTGTAATCGTGACAAATAATCCAATATCGCGTTCGATTGTTAATTCATAATTCGTGAGAATACTCGAAAgtaacaattaataattaagTATTAAACGCGATTCATTTTTGGTACGAATcaacatttaaccctttgcactcgtagCAATTTTAACTGTgagtttaaattaatttttccgacttatggtatttccattttatatgacagagtgcattttatgcatatgaagttTATAGTCTCGCGACTCATACGACTTATAATCGCGACTCATACgacaattagacttttaacaattttttgcaTCTAGACTtttatgatataaaaattatcttggaacgtaatggtgcctcagagtcgccactcgagtgcaaagggttaacatccgCGTACGCAAAATTTCCCTTTTTTTATAACATTCAAAGCTATCGATGTAAACAGTGTCGTCTTcttttatttgtttaacatttattttgtgtaattATGTGACTGCAGAATGCTTTTAGTTGTCGAGAAATGAGCAAAGAATTGTCGCCGAAATCGAtgcgataaaaaaaaacatttgagTCCGAAgtttaaaaaaaggaaaaaagaaacaatattCGTACGATACGTCGGGATCTAAAAATTCGCGTGGCACGTTTATTTCGATCGAGTCATCGAGTGGCTCGCACCGTGCAATTTCTGTTCCGCTCTagcttatatatacatatgtgtaATACGTTACAAGCCGCGTAGGAGTGacatgttatttaaaaaaaaaatagaaatacgtAAATCTCGGCCGGATACGTTACTTTCACGTTTGAAATTTCAACGGATTCCAGTATAAACtagattttttaaatgtccCGAGCAACGATCTTTCTCGCGGAAAATAATACGAGAATATTTCGTTGTACATTCCTCGATGCCACTTATCGACTGTATTTAACATTCTAacgtatataatacataattctATGTATATAAACATAATAATCGATTAACAACGACTGTCTGCTCGTAAGAACGTTGCGTTAAGCAATCGTTGACAAATGTTGAAAAGATTGTTATATCGTTCACACGTTTGGTTCGATACGCTTGCGTTTTATATCTGATAATTGATCAACCGTTTAGCTTCgtcgtaaataaataatttatttacaatgtATTTAACCGTGTATATCGCTGACCCTACAGACACCCGATAAAAATTCCATTTAttggaatttatttaattattccgTTTGATCAAATTTGTGTCTCGTTGTTGAAACGCGGtgatttatgaattatttaaattgttcgcAGCTCTTAAACGAGTAGCTTGGCCACCACCGCCCGAAGAACAGGATTACGAGTTTGTGGAACAAGGACCAGTACAGGCGAAGGTAAATTCTTTATGTCGTTTAGCAGAATCGAACCAGATACTTATCAAGTGTTTGAACAATATTCAGGATAATTATGATATTCCAGTGGATTCGCGCTATCAGTAATTTCTACAGTTAATCCAAAACTTACCTTGTTCGGTCTTTCGAAAACAGTGTAGCCAAGTTTGAGCATCTTCCTTCTAACTTCCGAAAtgattcgaatacaaattttcgAAAACTGCATATTTATCTGCATGCATTTTACGGACAATGTCGTTTTATCAAAAAAATGAATATCGAACAGCAAAAATGAATATCGTAAGCTCGACACCATCTTGAAAAATCGTCTGGAAAAATACGAATTCGTTAAAATTACACACAAAATGAAAAAGTGTCGAGTTCTCGATTACCTGTTGCTGAAACGTATGCGATCAAGATGCACACAGTTCgatatttaaaatcgatatagTAATCCTTCACTTTTGTACAAACGCGACTTTTCTATTTATGTGAGTTTGATAGTTGTCGTATTGCTGTTTGTTCGTACCTTCGCCGTCATAGATTTATACTAGTGACAATGATATCCCTTTTTTTCTGTTCATCTCGTCGTTTTCGTGTTGCGAATGAATGTCCTTTTTTTTTCACGTGCCTGCTGTAATACTGTTTACTGCtgtataaaaattcattcatGCTTTTGGAGATCGATGTATCGGATTTccaaaacgaacaaataataattgtaacgcTTGACAAATGCGGTTGACTACACCACTGTCGCTATCGAGGCGGATATACCGAGTCTGATTCCCCTAAAGAAGAAGACACGATCGACAATTCAAAAGGAATACGAAAGAATGATGAAACTTGAACGAATTGAAAATACATCAAGTTGATCGTTCGATGCAGCATATTTCCTATACAAAGCCCTCTGTTTTCCCATAAAAAGACCCGTGGAATCGGTGAGTTCGCCTCGTACCAGAGCAGTCCCTCGTCAGGTTCGTCACCTCAACCACCGTCGACGATCGCTCGTTCGTCGACGCGGAGTGCCGTCCCATCGTCCCCGTCACCGGTTAGTCCTGGTGGAACTCTGCGACAGCCTTCACACTTCCAACAGCAACTTCTGCCGAAGGGTTGGGCCCCTGTAACGCCTCCTGCGACGTCCCCGATATTGCAGCAGCCGATCCATCCGGTCTCCTGGTCTAGTCAACAACAGCAAAATCAACGACCGCAGGTAAGTCGCGAAAGCATAGGTGTCGAACTCAAATTGCTGCGCGTGTTACACGCCTGCAAACATGTATAATTCCACCCTCTATATAGAGGGTGGAACGCTCAAGCGCGAGGCCACctaaatattttcataattatttccaaAAAGTAGTAGattacaataaataaaggtacacgATTGTTTACAAGAAAAGATCGTCATCTTGCAGCAGCATTGTCTAATAAATTTCGAAattgacgaatcaaacgaacgAGGAAAGCTTTATTTAGGATATTACCAAAAATAAGATGCATGAACTTAATGGGTGTGTCAAACGAGCTGCTCGTAACATTGTTTTTCAAGGGGTAGATTCATCTAAGAAAATGATTGGACTACTATTGAAATCGACACCTATGCGTATACAGAGTTTAATCCATAAGTAATGTCCCTTTAGAACTCGTTGCCAAAATGTCTTATACGATGAAATCTAATCTACATATGTGTTTGTAGCATGTCAACTATTAGTGTAAAATAATCGCTTCATTTTCCGTTGCTTCTTCATCAAACCG
The window above is part of the Megalopta genalis isolate 19385.01 chromosome 2, iyMegGena1_principal, whole genome shotgun sequence genome. Proteins encoded here:
- the LOC117229874 gene encoding uncharacterized protein LOC117229874 isoform X3; this translates as MLTQTRIDFNQLAKPANLQNSAVLRMLEEEEARQRNGQPTLKRVAWPPPPEEQDYEFVEQGPVQAKTRGIGEFASYQSSPSSGSSPQPPSTIARSSTRSAVPSSPSPVSPGGTLRQPSHFQQQLLPKGWAPVTPPATSPILQQPIHPVSWSSQQQQNQRPQQQPQDFYSSQRQSQNPTPVAFEAPPSTIILRPEPPISQAPAPVYQAQPAATKAPVSGNMRGDLKWPPPSVKAQTEAENKARMDLAKGPAVRPRRVHKDYSGFFAQHALNSTYPGYRAPPGTQYFTPSYQQH
- the LOC117229874 gene encoding uncharacterized protein LOC117229874 isoform X2, whose amino-acid sequence is MKSASDFGVALVVGQCPFWQSRYLLLLLLLLRRRRRRRHPRRNRVPSFTKSCEIHALKRVAWPPPPEEQDYEFVEQGPVQAKTRGIGEFASYQSSPSSGSSPQPPSTIARSSTRSAVPSSPSPVSPGGTLRQPSHFQQQLLPKGWAPVTPPATSPILQQPIHPVSWSSQQQQNQRPQQQPQDFYSSQRQSQNPTPVAFEAPPSTIILRPEPPISQAPAPVYQAQPAATKAPVSGNMRGDLKWPPPSVKAQTEAENKARMDLAKGPAVRPRRVHKDYSGFFAQHALNSTYPGYRAPPGTQYFTPSYQQH